The following is a genomic window from Lysinibacillus sp. G4S2.
TTCATCAAAATTTATACACAGTCTGTTTTGATAGAAAGACTAAATTAAAACCAAAATCAAAGCTCATGTAAAGAAAAGACTTTTTGCACATGTGCTTTTTGCTTGCTATTATTATCCAATATTTAGTTAATTTGGCTTGGTTTGGACAAAGCCCGAGGTTTAAACAATGATTCTGTATGTATTTGCGGTTTTGGGGTTTCTAATGTTGATAACAAGCGATAGGGAAAAGTTAATCTTACTATTTGTATATCGCTTTGCCTCAATCCAATTAAGCACCAAAGATCTTTAAGCCGATGAGAAAAGTGGAGGTTTTTTCAGTGAGCAAAGCTTACATACTGATTATAGTAAATTTATGAAAGAAGAATTGGACAGATTTACTATAGAAGGACAAGCTGCTGAAAATTGGACTCAAAAGCATAATAGAGATGAAAATGAAAAGGTAATTAGAGATACTAGAAAAAATTGAGGAATGGAAAAATTCAATTACATAGTAAAGGATAGTGGTGCGAATGAAGTACTATAGATTAGTTGAATTCTATAAAAGGGATGCTTATTTTTACCAAGATGATGAAAAGAATCAGGTGAAATCCTATGAATTAGAATCAGGAGTATCATCTTTTAGTATAGAAAGTATTTATTACAAAGTTGATAAACTTGATAAATATGTTACCAAGTACGACATGTTACCATCAGTTGGCGCGCCTTTAGTAAGCTTAAAAATGAAGATTTTTTTAGAGGAAATCGCTAACAACGCTTGTGAATTTTTTCCGGCCGTTATTGTAGATGAAAAAGGTGAAATGAACACAGATTTCTTTGCACTGAATATATTGGCTGTTTCTGATTGTTTTGATGATCAGAAATCGGAATACGATATGACTGCAAACGATCCTAAAAAAATTGGTCGAATCACAAGTATATACTTTGATTATCAAAAACTTGGACAAGAGCATTTTTATCGTATGAGCATAAGACCTTCGATGATAGTTGTATCTGAGGCTTTTGTTGAAGGATATAGAAAGAATAAACTAAAAGGATTACTCTTTGCAAAAGAGGGCAGTCGCCTAAGACCAGAGTTTTTGGCATGATGCATCACTTGTGATAAAGACATCTAAGGAGTACTCTTCATTCAATATTAAGAGATTTTCCGAAATGAAATAAAGGAAAATAATAGTTTTTAAGTAAAAAATATGAGATATTTCAATTGGAATATAAAAATATATATGGAGAATAATATGCTCCCCTTTAAGTAAACAGATTAAAAAAACAAAAATGTGATTACTAATGGGGAGTATTTTTTATGTTTAATAAACCGTCAAAAAATGATGAAACAATATATCAAATGTAAAAATAAAC
Proteins encoded in this region:
- a CDS encoding DUF1629 domain-containing protein; this translates as MKYYRLVEFYKRDAYFYQDDEKNQVKSYELESGVSSFSIESIYYKVDKLDKYVTKYDMLPSVGAPLVSLKMKIFLEEIANNACEFFPAVIVDEKGEMNTDFFALNILAVSDCFDDQKSEYDMTANDPKKIGRITSIYFDYQKLGQEHFYRMSIRPSMIVVSEAFVEGYRKNKLKGLLFAKEGSRLRPEFLA